The Nitrospinaceae bacterium DNA window CTTACATTCTTGAGATGGCCAAAGTCACCGATAAAAAAATTACGCTTGAAGAACTGACGAAATCTCCCGACGCGGCGGCTAAACCGGCCAAAAAGGGTGCCAAGAAAAAGCCCGATGCTCAGTCGAAAGCAAAACCCAAAGCCGAAAAAAAGGCCGTCAAGCCTAAGGCGGAGCCTAAGGCCACCAAAGCCAAGGCAGACAAAGCCAAGAAGTAGGAATAGAAGCCTTTTCCCTTTGTGCAGGATCGTGTGTAATCACCCTGGTTTTTACACGCTGCTTTATAAAAGGGCGACCGGGGGGCCGAATGGCTTCCGTTTGCAAAACGACAGATCTGAGGAAAACAGGCCATGCGTAATCCAGCCGAAGTGTATATGAGCAATCTCGTGCCGATGGTGGTTGAGCAGACCACCCGTGGCGAGCGTGCCTACGATATCTATTCCCGCCTTTTGAAGGAGCGGATTATTTTTCTGACCGGTGGTGTCGGCGATGAGGTTGCGTCTCTTATCTGCGCCCAGTTGCTCTATCTCGAATCAGAAAACCCGACAAAAGATATCTCCTTTTACATTAATTCGCCCGGTGGGGTGGTGACCTCGGGGCTCGCCATTTACGACACCATGCAATACATCACCCCGCAGGTCAGCACCGTCTGTGTCGGCCAGGCCGCTTCTATGGGATCGCTCCTGCTCGCCGCCGGGGCTAAGGGCAAGCGTTATTGTTTGCCCCATTCCAGGATCATGATTCATCAGCCTTCAGGCGGGATTCAGGGTCAGGCCGCCGATATCGAGATTCATGCCAATGAAATCCTGTCACTGCGTGCGCGGCTCAACCAAATTTACGCCAATCATACGGGTAAGGGCATTAAGGACATTGAGAAGGCGAT harbors:
- the clpP gene encoding ATP-dependent Clp endopeptidase proteolytic subunit ClpP, which gives rise to MRNPAEVYMSNLVPMVVEQTTRGERAYDIYSRLLKERIIFLTGGVGDEVASLICAQLLYLESENPTKDISFYINSPGGVVTSGLAIYDTMQYITPQVSTVCVGQAASMGSLLLAAGAKGKRYCLPHSRIMIHQPSGGIQGQAADIEIHANEILSLRARLNQIYANHTGKGIKDIEKAMDRDKFLSAEDALEFGLIDEVVTKRPPSESDKTKAGDGDTEGDK